In Acaryochloris sp. CCMEE 5410, the following proteins share a genomic window:
- a CDS encoding MFS transporter: MSLFQNKIFVRRLFVKKHIFLLFICLFVLMIGFGITLPVLPYYAERLDTSGQISRETMVLHVSLLTSIYALMQFICAPLWGKWSDRFGRKPLLLLGIGGSAISQILFGMASSLEMLYIVRGIDGLLSSAALPAAKAYVSDITTEHERSQGMAWLGTAVSLGVVAGPAVGGLTSRRDLHFDFSFGHFVISSFSLPFFIAATLMLLMFLIANLWLPESLVRQRTTIQVTQTPLQWQLIGNQLFILLSLTTLGQLGLAIFEGTFALYAQDKLSYTPMKIGIVFMVCGLVMAVFQIIAVNYLSGRLSVMKQIASGFCLMGVGITLLLFARTLFYVVSTVGVFALGMSLIAPNLSALISKRGGQHSGTVLGMQNSAYSLAQVGGPVVGGILFAWQSSAPYLFAGVILFGMGLLLGWKNKAGHVS; the protein is encoded by the coding sequence GTGTCTTTATTTCAAAATAAAATATTTGTCCGAAGGCTTTTTGTGAAGAAACACATTTTTCTCCTATTTATTTGTTTATTTGTTCTTATGATTGGTTTTGGTATTACCTTACCTGTACTACCTTATTACGCAGAGCGGCTTGATACATCTGGCCAGATTTCTAGGGAAACAATGGTCCTCCACGTTAGTCTTTTGACCAGTATTTATGCCCTAATGCAGTTTATCTGCGCACCGCTATGGGGCAAGTGGTCAGATCGCTTTGGGCGGAAGCCTTTGCTGTTACTGGGTATTGGAGGTTCTGCGATCTCTCAGATTCTCTTTGGCATGGCGTCTTCTTTGGAAATGCTTTACATCGTTAGGGGAATTGATGGCCTGCTCTCATCAGCAGCACTCCCTGCAGCAAAAGCGTACGTGTCTGATATAACAACCGAGCACGAACGTAGTCAAGGCATGGCATGGCTTGGGACTGCTGTCAGTCTGGGTGTTGTGGCTGGACCGGCTGTGGGAGGACTGACATCCCGCAGAGATCTCCATTTTGATTTCAGTTTCGGGCATTTTGTGATCAGTAGCTTTTCGCTTCCGTTTTTTATAGCGGCAACGCTCATGCTTCTTATGTTCTTGATAGCTAATCTCTGGCTGCCTGAGTCTTTAGTTCGCCAACGGACTACCATACAGGTCACTCAAACACCGCTTCAATGGCAACTCATAGGCAATCAACTATTTATTCTGCTGAGTTTAACGACTCTAGGACAGTTGGGATTAGCAATATTTGAAGGAACTTTTGCGCTGTATGCCCAAGATAAATTGAGTTATACCCCGATGAAAATCGGAATTGTGTTTATGGTGTGTGGACTGGTGATGGCAGTATTCCAGATAATAGCTGTGAACTATCTTTCAGGAAGACTCAGTGTAATGAAGCAAATTGCTTCAGGGTTTTGCTTGATGGGTGTTGGTATTACCCTGCTGTTATTTGCCCGGACCTTATTCTATGTCGTTAGTACAGTTGGGGTATTTGCACTGGGAATGTCCTTAATTGCTCCTAACCTCTCAGCATTGATTTCAAAGCGAGGTGGACAACACTCGGGAACCGTGCTGGGAATGCAGAACTCGGCCTATAGTCTGGCCCAGGTTGGAGGTCCGGTGGTGGGAGGAATCCTATTCGCTTGGCAGAGTAGTGCTCCTTACTTGTTTGCTGGCGTCATTCTGTTCGGAATGGGTCTATTGCTCGGCTGGAAGAACAAAGCAGGCCATGTCAGCTAA
- a CDS encoding phosphoketolase, translating to MTSSVQSTVSMPDSLTESELNNIDAYWRACHYLAVGMIYLRDNPLLREPLKVEHIKHRLLGHWGASPALSFTYIHCNRLIKKYDLNMVFVAGPGHGAPGVLGPVYLEGSYSEIYPDKSEDIEGLQRFFKQFSFPGFIGSHVTPETPGSIHEGGELGYSVSHAYGAVLDNPDLIVTCVVGDGEAETGPLATAWHSNKFINPDRDGAVLPVLNLNGYKIANPTILARISHEELDHLIRGYGYTPYFVEGDDPAEMHQRMASVMEMCILKIKEIQQEARKTGKIQRPRWPMIVLRTPKGWTGPQEVDGKKVEGFWRAHQVPMGGMHENPDHLRRLEEWMRGYKPEELFDENGALISELKALAPVGDRRMGSNPHANGGLLRRALKLPRFHDYAIEMDQHGCEKFENTKVLGLFMRDIFRDNPNNFRLMGPDETASNRLQDVYQVTKKVWMADFYPEDEGGTELSRDGRVMEMLSEHTLQGWLEAYLLTGRHGLFHTYEAFAHIVDSMFNQHAKWLDICRNHVPWRRSVSSLNILLSSLVWRQDHNGFSHQDPGYVDLVTNKSPDVVRVYFPPDANCVLSVADHCFRSVDYVNIIISDKQQHLQYLPINEAIQHCAKGVGIWGWASNDDCGVEPDSPDVVMASCGDIPTMESLAATAILREEFPELKVRFVNVVDLFKLVSQGEHPHGLSDWDFNSLFTKDRPIIFNFHGYPWLIHKLVYRRTNQERIHVRGYKEQGNINTPLELAINNQVDRFNLVIDVIDRVPKLGSAAAHVKERMKNKILESLAYAHENGKDHDEIVNWTWPYSQGEQK from the coding sequence ATGACTTCATCAGTCCAATCAACAGTTTCAATGCCGGATTCCCTCACAGAAAGTGAGTTGAATAATATCGATGCTTACTGGCGAGCATGTCACTATCTCGCTGTAGGGATGATTTATTTACGAGATAATCCCCTATTAAGGGAGCCGCTCAAAGTTGAGCATATTAAGCATCGGTTACTTGGACATTGGGGAGCCTCACCTGCCTTGAGCTTTACCTATATCCATTGCAACCGACTGATTAAGAAGTATGACCTGAATATGGTGTTTGTGGCAGGTCCTGGGCATGGTGCACCGGGCGTACTGGGTCCAGTCTATTTAGAGGGTAGCTACTCCGAAATATATCCTGATAAGAGCGAGGATATTGAAGGGCTGCAGCGTTTTTTCAAGCAATTTTCATTTCCAGGCTTTATCGGGAGTCACGTCACCCCTGAAACACCTGGATCGATTCATGAAGGGGGTGAATTGGGCTATAGCGTATCTCACGCCTACGGAGCAGTTTTAGACAACCCTGATCTAATTGTGACTTGCGTGGTCGGGGATGGTGAAGCTGAAACAGGGCCGTTGGCGACAGCGTGGCACTCCAATAAGTTTATTAATCCAGACCGAGATGGTGCGGTTTTACCAGTTCTGAATTTAAACGGGTACAAGATCGCTAATCCCACGATTCTAGCTCGAATTTCTCATGAAGAGCTCGATCATCTCATCCGGGGCTATGGCTATACGCCTTACTTTGTAGAGGGCGATGACCCGGCTGAAATGCATCAGAGAATGGCTTCGGTGATGGAAATGTGTATTCTCAAGATTAAGGAAATTCAGCAGGAAGCTCGAAAGACTGGAAAAATTCAGCGGCCTCGCTGGCCAATGATTGTGTTGCGGACGCCAAAGGGGTGGACCGGGCCACAAGAAGTAGATGGTAAGAAGGTGGAGGGCTTTTGGCGAGCGCATCAAGTTCCGATGGGTGGGATGCATGAGAACCCAGATCACCTGCGTCGGCTAGAGGAGTGGATGCGTGGCTACAAACCGGAAGAGTTATTTGACGAGAATGGCGCACTGATCTCGGAACTAAAAGCCTTGGCTCCTGTGGGGGATCGTCGTATGGGTTCAAATCCTCACGCCAATGGTGGTTTGCTGCGTCGGGCATTAAAGCTACCTAGGTTCCATGATTACGCCATTGAGATGGACCAGCACGGCTGTGAAAAGTTCGAAAATACAAAGGTACTCGGTCTCTTTATGCGAGACATCTTTCGGGATAATCCCAATAACTTTCGCCTCATGGGACCGGATGAAACTGCATCAAATCGACTGCAGGACGTATACCAAGTGACCAAAAAGGTCTGGATGGCCGATTTCTATCCTGAAGATGAAGGTGGTACAGAGCTATCCCGCGATGGTCGGGTGATGGAGATGCTGAGTGAACATACACTGCAGGGATGGCTTGAAGCCTACCTGCTCACCGGACGCCACGGCCTATTCCATACCTATGAGGCATTTGCCCATATCGTTGATTCCATGTTTAATCAGCATGCAAAGTGGCTCGATATTTGTCGGAATCATGTACCTTGGCGTCGATCTGTATCTTCACTGAATATCCTGCTATCTTCGTTAGTCTGGCGGCAAGACCATAACGGTTTTAGTCACCAAGATCCAGGGTATGTAGATTTGGTGACGAACAAAAGTCCTGATGTGGTTCGGGTCTACTTCCCCCCAGATGCAAACTGCGTGCTTTCAGTGGCGGACCATTGCTTCCGCAGTGTCGATTACGTCAACATCATAATCTCTGATAAGCAGCAGCACCTACAATATTTGCCAATCAATGAGGCGATTCAACATTGTGCTAAAGGGGTCGGTATTTGGGGCTGGGCCAGCAACGATGACTGTGGTGTAGAACCGGATAGTCCTGATGTTGTAATGGCCAGTTGTGGTGATATTCCTACGATGGAATCCCTTGCAGCAACGGCCATTTTGCGAGAAGAGTTCCCTGAACTAAAGGTACGCTTTGTCAACGTGGTGGATCTGTTCAAACTGGTATCGCAAGGGGAGCATCCCCACGGTTTATCGGATTGGGATTTTAACTCCCTGTTTACGAAGGATAGGCCGATTATTTTTAACTTCCATGGTTATCCCTGGCTGATTCACAAGCTGGTGTATCGCCGCACCAATCAAGAGCGCATTCATGTCCGGGGCTACAAGGAACAGGGAAATATCAACACCCCGCTGGAGCTGGCAATCAATAACCAGGTTGACCGTTTTAACTTAGTCATCGATGTTATTGATCGTGTGCCAAAACTAGGGTCTGCAGCAGCCCATGTAAAGGAACGAATGAAGAACAAGATCCTTGAGTCTTTGGCCTATGCTCACGAGAACGGCAAGGATCACGATGAGATCGTGAATTGGACGTGGCCCTACTCACAAGGTGAGCAGAAATAG
- a CDS encoding histidine phosphatase family protein gives MSLSLYFLRHGETTHSLTGGYCGELDPELTLSGLQMAQGFADAYQALHWAAVFTSPMKRTVATAQPICTALGVKPQLRDGLKEIFYGEWEDRTPEYVKTNYADNYVRWLTEPAWNPPTGGETAVQVASRASLVIAEIEKTYSTGNILVVSHKATIRIILCNLLGIDVGRYRDRIEMPVASVSLVKFDRHGPMLQRLGDRAHLPEQLRNRAGT, from the coding sequence ATGAGCTTGAGTCTCTACTTTTTACGGCATGGGGAAACCACTCACAGCCTTACTGGTGGTTACTGTGGAGAGTTGGATCCTGAACTCACACTATCGGGTTTACAAATGGCACAGGGTTTTGCCGATGCCTACCAGGCATTACATTGGGCTGCTGTTTTTACCAGTCCAATGAAACGGACTGTTGCGACAGCTCAGCCCATATGTACGGCATTGGGGGTCAAACCCCAACTACGGGATGGCCTCAAAGAGATTTTCTACGGGGAGTGGGAGGATCGAACCCCTGAGTATGTAAAAACAAACTACGCTGACAATTATGTTCGTTGGTTGACAGAACCGGCCTGGAATCCTCCTACGGGAGGAGAAACCGCCGTCCAAGTCGCCAGCCGTGCATCGTTGGTGATTGCTGAAATCGAAAAGACCTATTCAACAGGAAATATACTAGTCGTTTCTCACAAAGCCACCATTCGGATTATTCTTTGTAACCTTTTAGGAATTGATGTGGGCCGCTATCGTGATCGGATTGAGATGCCAGTGGCGTCTGTGAGTTTAGTGAAGTTTGATCGCCATGGGCCGATGCTACAGCGGCTGGGCGATCGCGCTCATCTGCCTGAGCAACTGCGAAATCGAGCGGGAACATGA
- a CDS encoding acetate/propionate family kinase: MKILVLNAGSSSHKCCLYTIDGILPEPPPTPLWEAELDWHDQNNAALIVKTKQDNKLTEELSSLSRSEALLYLLGTLWQGATPVLQGLKEIDVVSHRVVHGGHDYQSSVVVTAEVKDAISTLIPLAPAHNPANLEGIVLMEQLLGNIPQVAVFDTAFHSHIPDVSTTYPGPYDWIEQGIRRYGFHGISHQYCAQRAAQLLNLELADLRLIICHLGNGASLAAVKKGQCIDTTMGFTPLDGLMMGTRSGSVDPGILIHLMHQGYSADRLDHLLNQESGLKGISGISHDLRDVEIAISQGHKQAKLARDLYLHRLKSCLGAMLMSLGGADVIVFTAGIGEHSAGVRAEICDALAFLGVKIDPTKNDCAPVDQDIAAAESTIRVLVIHTQEDWMIAKESWNCLMT, translated from the coding sequence ATGAAGATTTTAGTTCTTAACGCAGGGTCTAGCAGTCATAAATGTTGTTTGTACACCATTGATGGAATACTCCCAGAGCCCCCCCCTACTCCCCTCTGGGAAGCTGAGCTTGATTGGCATGATCAAAACAATGCTGCGCTAATCGTCAAAACAAAACAAGACAACAAACTTACAGAGGAATTGTCTTCTCTCTCTAGGTCCGAAGCCCTCTTATATCTGTTGGGTACGCTTTGGCAGGGGGCAACGCCTGTCCTCCAAGGTCTGAAAGAGATTGATGTTGTGAGCCATCGTGTGGTCCACGGAGGGCATGATTATCAATCTAGTGTGGTGGTGACCGCAGAAGTGAAGGATGCGATCTCAACCTTAATTCCCTTGGCCCCTGCCCATAACCCAGCCAACCTAGAAGGTATTGTGCTGATGGAGCAACTGCTGGGCAATATTCCTCAGGTTGCTGTTTTCGATACTGCCTTTCACAGCCATATCCCAGATGTTTCAACCACCTATCCTGGTCCCTATGATTGGATTGAACAGGGAATCCGCCGCTACGGGTTTCACGGTATTAGCCATCAGTACTGTGCTCAGCGAGCCGCTCAACTTTTAAATCTGGAGCTGGCCGATCTGCGTCTGATTATCTGTCATTTGGGAAATGGGGCCTCTCTTGCAGCTGTTAAGAAGGGGCAATGCATTGATACCACAATGGGCTTCACGCCTTTAGATGGTTTGATGATGGGGACTCGGTCTGGATCAGTTGACCCTGGCATCTTGATTCATCTGATGCACCAAGGTTATTCAGCAGATCGCCTTGATCACCTTCTGAACCAAGAATCTGGTCTGAAAGGGATATCGGGAATATCACATGATTTACGGGACGTTGAGATTGCGATCTCACAGGGACATAAGCAAGCCAAACTAGCTCGGGATCTTTATCTCCATCGCTTAAAATCCTGTCTGGGTGCAATGCTAATGAGCCTAGGTGGTGCCGATGTAATTGTCTTCACTGCTGGAATTGGAGAACATTCAGCAGGGGTACGCGCAGAGATCTGTGACGCTTTAGCGTTTTTGGGAGTGAAGATTGACCCGACTAAGAATGACTGTGCTCCGGTTGATCAGGATATTGCTGCTGCTGAATCTACCATCCGAGTCTTAGTGATACATACCCAGGAGGATTGGATGATCGCCAAAGAGTCCTGGAACTGCCTCATGACATAG
- a CDS encoding class I fructose-bisphosphate aldolase, with protein sequence MTSYGQELRSTALAMVARGKGLLAIDESNGTCNKRFKKLDIPATEENRRAYRELILTTPHLADYINGLILYDETIRQMTKEGTPFVQIIKNAGMIPGIKLDTGAKDLAGHQGEKVTEGLDLLRDRIAEYYEMGARFAKWRAVLTIGDKAPSDACIEANAHALARYAALCQEGGLVPIVEPEVLIDGEHTLERCYQVTDKTLHSVFCQLYSQGVEFEQMVLKPNMVLAGQECSQQSTPDAVAETTVKCLLKNVPAAVSGVAFLSGGQSSEKASAHLSLMNERFGDQCPWPLTFSYGRAIQQPALDHWRGDSHQVSEAQQRLLHRAKCNSLASLGKYSSTMDRERDRP encoded by the coding sequence ATGACTAGCTACGGTCAAGAACTAAGATCTACAGCGCTAGCGATGGTTGCCCGTGGTAAGGGGTTGCTGGCGATTGATGAAAGTAATGGTACTTGCAATAAACGCTTTAAGAAATTGGATATTCCTGCCACTGAGGAGAATCGCAGGGCCTATCGTGAACTGATTCTAACCACACCTCATCTGGCAGATTACATCAATGGTCTTATTCTTTACGATGAGACAATTCGTCAAATGACTAAAGAGGGAACTCCCTTTGTCCAGATCATTAAAAATGCAGGTATGATCCCTGGCATTAAGCTTGATACAGGAGCTAAGGATTTAGCAGGCCATCAAGGAGAGAAGGTGACGGAGGGGTTAGATCTCCTACGGGATCGTATCGCTGAATATTATGAGATGGGTGCTCGGTTTGCCAAGTGGCGTGCTGTTCTTACTATCGGTGATAAAGCTCCGAGTGATGCTTGTATAGAAGCCAATGCCCATGCCCTAGCCCGATACGCTGCTTTATGTCAGGAGGGAGGTCTGGTCCCGATAGTTGAGCCTGAGGTGCTCATCGATGGGGAACATACTCTGGAGCGTTGCTATCAGGTTACAGACAAGACACTGCATTCGGTTTTTTGTCAGCTATACAGTCAAGGGGTTGAGTTTGAGCAAATGGTGCTTAAGCCTAATATGGTTCTTGCGGGTCAAGAATGTAGCCAGCAATCAACTCCTGATGCAGTTGCTGAAACTACAGTCAAGTGTTTACTGAAAAACGTGCCTGCAGCCGTCAGCGGTGTGGCTTTTCTATCCGGTGGACAAAGCAGTGAAAAAGCTTCAGCTCATTTGAGTCTTATGAATGAACGATTTGGTGATCAATGCCCATGGCCACTAACCTTCTCCTATGGCCGCGCTATCCAGCAACCTGCTCTTGACCATTGGCGCGGTGATAGCCATCAAGTGTCCGAAGCTCAACAACGATTACTACACAGGGCAAAATGCAACAGCCTAGCTAGCTTGGGTAAATATAGTTCCACTATGGACCGGGAACGAGATCGCCCCTGA
- a CDS encoding multicopper oxidase family protein, with protein sequence MKRRKFLYLAAAASITPLLAQCNRRRSSLPLKSFPRFSSTSGLLDLSLTAQHSTDIKIGKQFAKRMTYNGHSPGPILEVQAGDTIRLTMANELGEPTNLHYHGLHISPEIDNVFREVSSGEAYTYEFQIPSNHPAVTGWYHPHYHLKVASQIFNGLAGPLIVRGKLDEIPEVQQAKEEVLVLQDFEPNFPDDEALSTLAKRWGREGSIQLVNGQQNPIIDLPQNGLLRLRLINASASRIYQLKLLEHPWFLIATDRGAIAEPQEIETLLLSPGERADLLIPGQIEPGDYGLLSLPYDRGLAEMIQGIGNHAKQVPGVALPAETTIATLRYVEGNRTSPLPLPKALIPVDRLPNPSTTREFLLNHGIDTTAGSNSFIINGQSFVMDRVNTQVQLNQVEDWHIINKASVDHPFHLHTNRFQVIERNGKPEPLLAWKDTVSVGGYESVKIRVRFEDYTGRTVYHCHILDHEDQGMMGIVEIV encoded by the coding sequence GTGAAACGCCGAAAATTCTTGTATCTTGCAGCCGCAGCCTCTATCACACCGCTTCTAGCTCAGTGCAATCGCCGCCGAAGCTCGCTTCCCCTTAAGTCGTTTCCGCGCTTCTCTAGCACGTCAGGGCTACTTGATCTTTCTCTAACTGCGCAGCACTCTACCGACATTAAAATCGGCAAGCAGTTTGCAAAACGAATGACCTACAACGGTCATTCTCCGGGGCCAATTCTAGAAGTACAGGCAGGGGATACGATTCGTCTTACGATGGCGAATGAACTGGGTGAGCCAACCAACTTGCACTACCACGGTCTACATATCTCTCCTGAGATAGACAACGTTTTTCGAGAAGTTTCTAGCGGAGAGGCTTACACCTACGAATTTCAGATTCCCAGTAACCATCCTGCAGTCACAGGTTGGTACCACCCCCATTATCATCTCAAGGTCGCCTCACAGATTTTCAACGGCTTAGCTGGGCCACTGATTGTGCGGGGCAAGCTGGACGAAATTCCTGAGGTTCAGCAGGCTAAAGAAGAAGTCTTAGTACTTCAAGACTTTGAACCTAATTTCCCAGATGATGAAGCACTCTCTACCTTAGCTAAACGATGGGGACGAGAAGGCAGTATACAGCTAGTAAATGGACAGCAAAATCCAATCATTGACTTGCCGCAAAATGGATTGCTGCGGCTGCGACTCATCAATGCTTCGGCTTCTCGCATTTACCAGCTTAAGTTACTTGAGCATCCGTGGTTCTTGATTGCAACTGATCGAGGCGCGATCGCTGAACCCCAAGAAATAGAAACGCTTCTTCTTTCACCTGGGGAACGCGCAGACTTGCTTATTCCAGGACAAATAGAACCTGGTGACTATGGGCTGCTGAGTCTGCCATACGACCGGGGGCTTGCAGAGATGATTCAGGGGATAGGCAATCACGCTAAACAAGTACCCGGAGTCGCGCTACCGGCAGAAACAACCATCGCTACATTACGGTATGTGGAAGGGAACCGCACCAGTCCCCTTCCGCTTCCAAAAGCGCTCATCCCAGTTGACCGCTTACCCAACCCCTCAACAACCCGAGAATTCTTACTTAATCATGGCATCGACACCACTGCAGGCTCCAACAGCTTCATCATCAATGGTCAGTCCTTTGTAATGGATCGAGTCAATACTCAGGTACAGCTCAATCAGGTAGAAGATTGGCATATCATCAACAAAGCCAGCGTAGATCATCCTTTCCATCTACACACCAACCGCTTTCAGGTCATCGAGCGCAATGGCAAACCCGAACCGCTGCTGGCCTGGAAAGACACCGTGAGCGTAGGAGGATATGAATCCGTCAAAATTAGAGTAAGATTCGAAGACTATACAGGTCGCACTGTCTACCACTGCCATATTCTTGACCACGAAGATCAAGGCATGATGGGAATCGTAGAGATTGTTTAG
- a CDS encoding type II toxin-antitoxin system HicB family antitoxin gives MLIRAVLEWDAEAESYSATCPELNFVSSYGESREAAMVSDRPASKGGATLTAIANLKNAIQLMLEPLPDHLLEMQSTADVVELAL, from the coding sequence ATGTTAATCAGAGCGGTTTTGGAATGGGATGCTGAAGCTGAGTCCTACTCAGCAACCTGTCCAGAGCTAAACTTTGTGTCTTCCTATGGCGAGAGTCGAGAAGCCGCGATGGTCTCCGACCGGCCTGCCTCCAAAGGAGGAGCTACGCTAACGGCCATCGCAAATCTCAAAAATGCGATTCAGCTCATGCTCGAACCGCTCCCAGACCATTTACTTGAGATGCAGTCTACCGCTGATGTCGTGGAGCTAGCGCTGTAG
- a CDS encoding thioredoxin family protein, giving the protein MAKRSIEVFTAGCPLCDSTVELVRELAAPDCQVKVWDLHEGCETNECQDRAAQYGIHRLPAVVVDGQLAECCQNQRPISRESLIASGIG; this is encoded by the coding sequence ATGGCCAAGCGCTCTATTGAAGTTTTTACCGCTGGATGCCCACTCTGCGATTCTACCGTTGAGCTAGTTAGAGAGCTAGCCGCTCCTGACTGCCAGGTAAAAGTTTGGGATTTACATGAAGGCTGCGAAACCAATGAATGTCAAGACAGAGCAGCGCAGTACGGAATCCATCGCCTCCCTGCAGTTGTCGTTGACGGTCAACTGGCAGAATGTTGCCAAAACCAAAGGCCCATCTCCCGTGAATCGCTCATTGCTTCTGGCATTGGATAG
- a CDS encoding heavy metal-responsive transcriptional regulator: MVVATRLKIGEVSKQTNTSVGALRYYESLGLLASDRGENGYRYYPQEAVQQVLFIKKAQALGFSLEDIHEVLNVHQQGDVPCEFVQSLLQDKIEQLEAQIQKMMAFKAELEDYRDRWSTSQPPPQPGDICPLISTVPL, translated from the coding sequence ATGGTGGTTGCAACACGCTTAAAAATCGGTGAGGTTTCCAAGCAGACCAACACATCTGTAGGGGCGTTGCGCTACTACGAAAGCCTGGGCTTGCTGGCATCAGATCGAGGTGAAAATGGCTACCGCTATTATCCCCAGGAAGCGGTGCAGCAGGTGTTGTTTATCAAGAAGGCGCAAGCTCTAGGTTTTTCCCTAGAGGATATCCATGAGGTTTTGAACGTCCACCAGCAGGGAGATGTGCCCTGTGAGTTTGTCCAGTCACTGCTGCAGGACAAGATCGAGCAGCTTGAGGCTCAGATTCAGAAGATGATGGCCTTCAAAGCAGAGCTGGAAGACTATCGCGATCGCTGGTCTACTAGCCAACCGCCTCCTCAACCGGGTGATATCTGCCCTTTGATTTCAACCGTTCCGCTGTAA
- the rppA gene encoding two-component system response regulator RppA: MRVLLVEDEPDLGAAIQRTLTQEAYIVDWAQDGLEAWDYLESQWTQYTLAIFDWLLPGLSGVELCQRLRTQNSPLPVLMLTAKDRPEDTAAGLDAGADDYLVKPFRKIELLARLRALQRRSPHFQPQQLQVGQLTLDYGTHNVSITNEGQAPQNVLLTHKEFQLLEYFMQHPRQIISRDQILNQLWGADADAVSNVVAALMRQLRRKLSEQGCDGTIETIYGIGYRLNLDHE, translated from the coding sequence ATGCGAGTCTTATTAGTTGAAGATGAACCCGATCTGGGAGCTGCCATTCAGCGCACCCTCACTCAAGAAGCCTACATCGTGGACTGGGCACAGGATGGCCTGGAAGCTTGGGATTATCTAGAAAGCCAGTGGACCCAATACACGCTAGCTATTTTCGATTGGCTCTTGCCTGGACTCTCTGGGGTTGAGCTATGCCAGCGTCTACGCACCCAGAATAGCCCCCTGCCAGTGTTGATGCTGACGGCGAAGGACCGCCCGGAGGATACCGCAGCAGGACTAGATGCTGGTGCTGACGACTATCTCGTCAAACCCTTTCGTAAAATTGAGTTACTGGCTCGACTGCGGGCACTGCAGCGGAGATCGCCCCATTTCCAACCCCAGCAGCTTCAGGTCGGTCAGCTCACCCTAGACTACGGCACTCACAACGTCTCGATTACCAATGAGGGACAAGCCCCACAAAATGTATTGTTAACCCATAAAGAATTTCAGCTTTTGGAATATTTCATGCAGCATCCGAGGCAAATCATCAGCCGCGATCAGATTCTCAATCAGCTTTGGGGAGCTGACGCTGATGCTGTCAGTAATGTGGTGGCTGCGCTGATGCGTCAACTGCGTCGCAAGCTCTCTGAACAGGGCTGTGACGGTACCATAGAGACGATCTACGGGATTGGCTATCGTCTTAACTTAGACCATGAATGA